TGCCGTCGGGGCGCTGGTCTTCGGCCTGATGTACGTGGCGATGTGGCGCTTCGGCGTCTACTTCTTTCCTTTCGCCACCCTGGCGCTGGCCGGCGACATCGCACGGCGACCGTTGGCGCGAGATCTCTCGCCGATCGGGTTGGGGAAGATCCCGACTCGGGTTGCTCTCGCGTCGTGCCTCGTGGTGTCGCTGCCTTCTGCCGTGGCGATGGGGCGCTACTTCCTCGACCGCTCGGCTCCGGGGCCGCCACGCGAGTTGGAATGGGCGGCCTTCGGACGGGCCGTCCCGGAGGGAGTGCGGGTCGCGGCCCCTTGGGCTCAGGCGGAGGCCTACCTCTGGTTCGCGCCGCAGGGGCGCTACCTCAACTTCCTCGATCCGATCCTGATGGCGATGCCATTCCCTCGCGAATCGGCGCTGGAGCGAGAGCTCTTCGCCGGTCGCGAGCCGGACCTGGCGCTCGCCATCCGCCTCGGCCTCGATTCGGAGTATCTGGCCTTCTCGCGATTCGCGGCGCCGGCGCGGTTGAGGGCGCGAGCCGAAGGTGACCCCCGCTTCGAGAGGGTCTACGCCGGATACAACCTGCTCTACCGGGTCCACAGGGGCCGCAACCGGGCGTTCCTGCTCGACTGGTCGGTGGGTCCAGCCGCGCCGCTCGGGGCCGAGGCGGGAGGCATCGCGGTGGCCTATCCCCGGGCCTCACCGGGCGCCGCGGCCGAGCTCGAGGGCTTCGTCGACGCGGGCCGCATCGGTCTCGCCGGCACCTGCGCGCGCTTCGTCGGCGCGCTGAACGTGCCGGCGGACGGGACGACGAGGTGGGAGCTCGCTCCCTACGGCCCGGCCTCCCTCGACGTCGACGGGCGAAGCGTCGTCGCGCTGAACGGCTCGTCCGGCGCGGTCCTCGGCGAGGGGGCGATCCTCGATCTCCCGCTCCCTGCCGGGGAGCATCGTCTCGAGGTGATTTCCTGTCCGGATCGGGAGAGCGGCCGCAACGGCTTCTACCTGCTGCGCCGCTGACCGGGCGCGCGACCGTCTCAGCCTGCCGGCGGCGCGAAGACGAAGGGCTCGGGGAAGATGACTCGCAACGTCGTTTCGCGCTGCTCGCCACGGAGATTGGCGAGCAGGATCGGCAGGTCGTCGCAGAACTCCTGGAGCGACTCGCGACACATCCCGCAGGGCGGGGTGAGCGGATCGGAGTCGGCCACGATGGCGACGGCGCGGAAGCGGCGATGTCCGGTGGCCGCAGCGGTGGTGATGGCGTTGCGCTCGGCGCAGATCGTCAGGCCATAGCTGCGGTTCTCGACGTTGCATCCGGCGACGATGGTGCCGTCCTCGCAGAGCAGCGCGGCACCCACCTTGAACCCGCTGTAGGGGGCATGGGCGTTGCGGCGTGCGGCGAAGGCGGCGTCGAGGAGCGGCTTCCAGTCCATGAACGGTCAATCTAGCATGGGGATGACCGCGTGGTAGGGTCGAAAACCTTGAGCCTGCAGACCTCGTAGGTGCCCAATATGACGACGGCCGATCGTTCGTGGCGCCCGATTGCCGGCTGGCTGCTCGCCGGCGTCGTCGGTGCCCTGCTTCTCGCCTGGGGTTTCCCCCGTGCCTACCCCTTCTTCCCGCAGGACTGGACGATCTCCCGCAGCCAGGCGACCGGGATCGCCCTCGAGCGACTGCGCGACCTCGGCGAGCTTCCGGATCACCCGTACGTCGTCACTCGTCTCGACGACGACCCGCTCGTCGACCGGCGGCTCTTTCTCGCCTTCGCGGAGCGCCCGCGCCAGGAGGTCCTGGCGAGTTGGCCGGCTCGCCAGGCGGTGATCTGGGAAGTGACTGTGTACCGTCCGGCGGCGCGGCCGGACGACTGGACCTACCGCGTGCGGGTCGCGTCGGACGGGCGCCTGGTGGAGATGCGCCTGCGACTGCCGCGCGATCAGCAGGGCGAGGCGGTCGATCCGGCAGCCGCTCGGCTTCGCGCCGACGAGCTCCTGCGCGCCCAGGGGTTCGATCTCACGGCGTTCGAGGAGCCGGAAGTCCGGAGCGAGCAGCTCGCGGCGCGAACCGATCGCACGCTGCGCTATCCCATGCGCGAGCGCTCGGCGGGTCCGCGCGTCCGCTACGGGATCGACGTCGTCTTCGCCGGCGACCGCCTCGCCGGCTTCGGCAGCTGGATCGACGATCCCGACAAGTCGGCGTTCGAGCAACTCCTCCAGGTGCCGACGCTTTTCGCCAATCTGAACTTCTTCTCGATCTTCCTGGTGATGCCGGTCATCGGCTTCTTCTTCATGCGGCGATACCACGCCGGCGAGGTCGGCGTGCAGCGGGCGGTGCAGATCTTCGTCCTCAGCCTGATCGCCAGTGCGGCGATGCTGGCGATCTGCCTCGGCCCGGCGACCCAGGGCTTCCAGTTCGGTGCGCTCTCCCGATCGCAGGTGGCCTGGATCTGGGGCGCGCAGATGATCTTCGTCTTCTTCCTGCCCCAGGGACTGATCAGCGGGGTGAGCTGGGCGGTCGGCGAGTCGTTCTGCCGCGAGCGGTGGGGCGCCAAGCTCGCCGCGTTCGACGCGCTCTGGCAGCGGCAGTGGGGCAATGCCACGGTCGCCGACGCCTCGCTGCGCGGCCTCGCGGCCGGACTGGTGCTGGCCGGTCTGACGACGGTCGGTCAGCTCCCGCTCCAGCGGCTCGGCGTCTCGGGGCCCTCCGGATTCCAGCTCGGCCCGTGGTGGGACGACGCCAGTCTGCCCGGTGTGGCGCTGGTGCTCTTCTCCGTCGCGTTCACGCTCTACTTCGAGCTCTTCGGCCGCCTCTTCCTGCTCTCGGCCTTCGCGCGGCGGCTGGGGAAGATTGGAGCCGGTCTGCTGGTCACGGTCCTCACGGCGGTGCTGTTCTTCCCGCCGATCACCGTGCTGCCGTTCGGCTGGTCGCTGCCGTTCTGGCTGGCCTGGGCCGGTGCGCTCACCTTCCTGTTCCTGCGTTTCGATCTGCTGACGACGATGGTGGCGAGCTACACGGCGCGCGTCGCTCTCGGGGCGATGCCGTTCCTCTCCGCGGCGAACCCGTCGCTCGAGCTCCAGGGCGCGCTCGCCTTCGCCTCGTGCGCCGTGCCGCTGTTGTTGTCGCTGCGGCACCTCGGCAGCGGCGTCGAATTCGTCTATCGCTGGGACGACGTACCGCCGCACGTGCGCCGCATCGCCGATCGCGAGCGTCAGCGCGTGGAGCTCGAAACGGCCCGCAACATCCAGAGCTCGATCCTGCCG
This genomic window from Holophagales bacterium contains:
- a CDS encoding cytidine deaminase, whose protein sequence is MDWKPLLDAAFAARRNAHAPYSGFKVGAALLCEDGTIVAGCNVENRSYGLTICAERNAITTAAATGHRRFRAVAIVADSDPLTPPCGMCRESLQEFCDDLPILLANLRGEQRETTLRVIFPEPFVFAPPAG
- a CDS encoding SpoIIE family protein phosphatase, encoding MTTADRSWRPIAGWLLAGVVGALLLAWGFPRAYPFFPQDWTISRSQATGIALERLRDLGELPDHPYVVTRLDDDPLVDRRLFLAFAERPRQEVLASWPARQAVIWEVTVYRPAARPDDWTYRVRVASDGRLVEMRLRLPRDQQGEAVDPAAARLRADELLRAQGFDLTAFEEPEVRSEQLAARTDRTLRYPMRERSAGPRVRYGIDVVFAGDRLAGFGSWIDDPDKSAFEQLLQVPTLFANLNFFSIFLVMPVIGFFFMRRYHAGEVGVQRAVQIFVLSLIASAAMLAICLGPATQGFQFGALSRSQVAWIWGAQMIFVFFLPQGLISGVSWAVGESFCRERWGAKLAAFDALWQRQWGNATVADASLRGLAAGLVLAGLTTVGQLPLQRLGVSGPSGFQLGPWWDDASLPGVALVLFSVAFTLYFELFGRLFLLSAFARRLGKIGAGLLVTVLTAVLFFPPITVLPFGWSLPFWLAWAGALTFLFLRFDLLTTMVASYTARVALGAMPFLSAANPSLELQGALAFASCAVPLLLSLRHLGSGVEFVYRWDDVPPHVRRIADRERQRVELETARNIQSSILPELPPQLNGVEIAHAYRPATEVGGDFYDVLALEDGRLALAVGDVAGHGVSSGLVMSMAKSALAVQVTFDPEVAAVFATLNRMVFQSARKRLLATLCYAVLDPRRRELQFASAGHLFPYRVSSVGKVDALESIAYPLGVRPTIEVTPRMARLEAGDLVVLFSDGVVEARPEASEDLYGFERLEQSLARHAGKSAGAVRNGLLADLARHVGDAPREDDLTLLVLRVP